From the Pseudobutyrivibrio ruminis HUN009 genome, one window contains:
- a CDS encoding relaxase/mobilization nuclease domain-containing protein — translation MTAICKTIAVHGEHLSSLLDYGADIEKTSLSNEALSNLFTYAKNESKTSFVNPLNEEKSLLVTGVKCSPESANEEFKAVRDTYPSSKRGLGKRQEPVIAIHLIQSFSETNISPIVAHKIGIELLERNGYMGVVDTHMNKSHIHNHIIINSYIPNIEKKIILEKSFLMAIRKLSDEIQQEYGIPIEFDAPRKQLEKSKDSMTYGEWAAQRKNTSWKADLFESMLISSASASDKTEYISLMGRFGYHLAKEKANGDLVWFNLDHSKKIKESTLYREFTDSNLRQFNHSYIHFDYLEQGYSWDGRELNDIENLLRGTYNTVCLMANYISSEHSKHRLKAYNLDFKKSELYWANNIKQLYSVDSIREVNDKLTSVGTSLSIVKKQIKDLDCIRGYFSTIADYSSAVQLLKQSVLDNGGSQDLLNNLFLPDFNYIDQQENNAKISPLSSAQKRNLHILMNKHPDYRLSNAKKGYSNLSTVDYYNISNYFKYGGDIPSSLCTKDSFNHNMAYENQYSYLRKRFPFPANSRQIKECKELLVNAGVDIAKLDFKELTLADVINIQNCLGPIPTLNSIHDPVLPSPNDIQKCIDICKQTGLVPPINPKDMSSKQCNLFYSWACSQGNKPKFIERPTTINHDVAFNESINKLSPEIQKSLIAYRDAVIRLHKIGLSVDEVETYIKHFVDIDDKYNSLKHNQTNLSKQYKDLIHLKQILNFTQDVHYVYGSHELRSQFIEYEKSKIDSDMANKNIDKQKIFDQKDKEIDFDF, via the coding sequence ATGACTGCGATTTGTAAAACAATTGCTGTTCATGGTGAACACTTATCAAGTCTTTTAGATTATGGGGCCGATATCGAAAAAACATCACTTAGTAACGAAGCGCTTTCAAATCTTTTTACTTATGCTAAAAATGAGAGTAAAACATCCTTTGTTAATCCACTTAACGAAGAAAAATCTTTACTTGTTACAGGCGTTAAATGTTCACCTGAGTCTGCAAATGAAGAGTTTAAAGCAGTACGTGATACTTATCCTTCATCAAAGAGAGGGTTAGGGAAAAGGCAAGAACCTGTAATAGCTATACACCTAATTCAATCTTTTAGTGAGACAAATATTTCTCCTATTGTCGCGCACAAAATCGGTATTGAGCTACTGGAAAGAAATGGTTATATGGGTGTAGTAGATACCCATATGAATAAATCTCATATCCATAATCATATAATTATCAATTCATATATACCGAACATTGAAAAGAAAATTATCCTTGAGAAAAGTTTCTTAATGGCTATTAGAAAACTTTCAGATGAAATTCAACAAGAATACGGTATACCAATCGAGTTTGATGCTCCCCGTAAACAGCTAGAAAAGTCAAAAGATTCTATGACATATGGAGAGTGGGCAGCTCAGCGCAAGAATACTTCATGGAAAGCTGACTTATTTGAATCTATGCTTATAAGCTCTGCTTCAGCATCAGATAAAACAGAATACATCAGTCTCATGGGTCGTTTCGGTTACCATCTGGCAAAAGAAAAGGCTAACGGTGATTTGGTATGGTTCAATCTGGACCATTCAAAGAAAATAAAGGAATCAACTTTATACAGAGAATTTACAGACTCTAACCTTCGTCAGTTTAATCATTCCTATATTCATTTCGATTATTTGGAACAAGGTTATTCGTGGGATGGACGTGAATTAAATGATATAGAAAACTTACTACGTGGAACATACAACACAGTTTGCTTAATGGCCAACTATATTTCATCTGAGCACTCCAAGCATCGACTAAAGGCATACAATCTTGATTTTAAGAAATCTGAACTTTACTGGGCTAACAATATAAAACAGTTGTATTCTGTTGATTCAATTCGAGAAGTAAATGACAAACTCACTTCCGTAGGTACTTCTTTATCGATTGTAAAGAAACAGATAAAAGACTTAGATTGTATTAGAGGATACTTTTCCACTATTGCAGACTACTCCTCTGCTGTCCAGTTGCTAAAGCAGTCTGTATTAGATAATGGTGGCTCACAGGATTTGCTTAATAATCTTTTCTTACCAGATTTTAATTACATCGATCAGCAGGAAAATAATGCTAAGATATCCCCTTTATCATCTGCGCAGAAGAGAAATCTTCATATACTGATGAATAAACATCCTGATTACAGATTATCAAATGCTAAAAAGGGATATAGTAATCTTTCTACAGTAGATTATTACAATATCTCTAATTATTTTAAGTATGGGGGAGATATACCATCTTCCTTATGTACGAAGGATTCTTTTAATCATAATATGGCCTATGAGAATCAGTACTCATATTTAAGAAAGAGATTTCCTTTTCCTGCTAACTCAAGGCAAATCAAAGAATGTAAGGAGCTACTCGTTAATGCTGGAGTCGATATTGCTAAATTGGATTTTAAAGAACTGACATTAGCAGATGTTATTAATATACAAAACTGTTTAGGTCCTATTCCTACTTTAAATAGTATTCATGATCCAGTCTTACCTAGCCCTAATGATATTCAAAAATGTATTGATATATGTAAGCAGACTGGCCTTGTTCCACCAATTAATCCCAAAGACATGTCTTCAAAACAATGTAACCTTTTTTATAGTTGGGCCTGCTCACAAGGTAATAAACCAAAATTTATTGAAAGACCAACCACTATTAATCATGATGTTGCTTTTAATGAATCAATAAATAAACTTTCTCCTGAAATACAAAAATCTCTTATTGCCTATCGAGATGCCGTCATACGACTTCATAAAATTGGTCTATCTGTGGATGAAGTAGAAACATACATTAAACACTTTGTTGATATTGATGATAAATATAATTCATTGAAACATAATCAAACTAACCTTAGTAAGCAATATAAAGATTTAATTCATTTAAAACAAATACTAAATTTCACTCAGGATGTTCATTATGTTTATGGTTCACACGAACTTAGAAGTCAATTTATTGAGTATGAAAAATCCAAAATTGATTCTGATATGGCAAACAAAAATATCGATAAACAAAAAATATTTGATCAAAAGGACAAAGAAATTGATTTTGATTTTTAG
- a CDS encoding toprim domain-containing protein, producing MYTQEQIQQVVNIDLYDYALKNLDAVKEGNWARLKSNKSVCFKRGSNRYIDFAMQGKGSSGNLIDLLTTYYGETFKSVMESQVGADISMYKRSEIDYVSVFELPEKDESFKETMAYLTITRGIPRQVIARLMKKELIYQACVVRGKRRYKNCVFVNDKQSYYEIHGTYSFGKSFHGNGRKAIDEYWSFSTGVELETVFICESAIDAISLATIKQMDTENALYVSIGGVANYKSIERLIERYGDKCVLAVDNDNAGQDCRDRFGMLRNIVSKHKDWNEDLMKG from the coding sequence ATGTACACACAAGAACAAATACAACAAGTCGTAAATATTGATCTGTACGACTATGCATTAAAAAATCTTGATGCTGTTAAAGAAGGTAATTGGGCAAGACTAAAAAGTAATAAGTCAGTCTGCTTCAAAAGAGGTTCTAACAGATATATAGATTTTGCAATGCAAGGTAAAGGTAGTTCAGGCAATTTGATTGATCTACTCACTACATATTATGGAGAAACATTTAAAAGCGTAATGGAATCACAAGTAGGCGCTGATATCTCTATGTATAAAAGAAGTGAAATTGATTATGTGTCAGTATTCGAGCTGCCAGAGAAAGATGAATCATTCAAAGAGACAATGGCATATCTAACAATCACGAGAGGAATACCAAGACAGGTAATAGCTAGATTAATGAAGAAAGAGCTAATTTACCAAGCATGTGTAGTCCGAGGGAAGAGGAGATATAAGAACTGTGTCTTTGTTAATGATAAACAATCCTACTATGAAATTCATGGAACATATTCCTTTGGGAAGAGCTTCCACGGTAATGGAAGAAAAGCTATTGATGAGTATTGGAGCTTTAGTACAGGAGTAGAGCTTGAAACAGTATTTATATGTGAATCAGCTATAGATGCAATAAGTTTAGCAACAATCAAACAGATGGATACAGAGAATGCCCTATATGTATCAATTGGAGGAGTCGCAAATTATAAATCCATAGAAAGACTAATTGAGAGGTATGGAGATAAATGCGTACTTGCCGTTGATAACGACAATGCAGGTCAGGATTGTAGAGATAGGTTTGGAATGTTGAGAAATATTGTTTCAAAGCATAAGGATTGGAATGAAGACTTAATGAAAGGTTAG
- a CDS encoding BspA family leucine-rich repeat surface protein, translated as MKQKLLSLVSCVLISCNIFTTISYAEELTETPVEVTEEISDEVVFEDIQETTDEEVEYIENQDEEIVNSIENEILIEENVDSNSEEEVSTEEVNVEEIVTEEAEESQESFTVSFIDSVEDKEFASYTVNEGESIEELPEAPSHEGYEFVEYIGNYSNVISDEEVIAEYKSTEDNQKLVYQELSADVAGYTILIRGNMPDDTELVAEKIENTEPEKTIEDELDVTFEAQVSFDIKLMSGNEQYQPTDYSEEVSVSIKGVDTSEQLNVYRITDDGTVTDMSASNIGEAVEFETNHFTTYTVGTTDYESMSTGTFLGLKYEYYDTDGDGKEDLIVVTGEQKAPYSVRYKDDIECDAYLKKYINHPVYNYQGGKNRLIFCDLNDGIVVVPWKKSTITKCHFNNVKLKNAYELFKNCDNLQEIVFDSVDTSECFDMGELFSGCNNLSKLVITETLDTGNVKNMDSMFSHCWSLKTLDGEHNFNSTTGLFSDTSKVESFENMFYYSVDLESIDLSNIDCSSAKTMAHMFDLSGNGGFGHESKLKTLKLPNNLKLAPDVTSMFAYNASLEGGFNTSDWDTSRVTTMDYLFYNCFKLKELNVANWDMSSVTTISHMLDCCKSLQVLDVSNWDVSNVTDMEAALSFLLEVTDLDVSKWDTSSCENMDSLFWGDEKVKALDVSNWNVSKVKNMAQLFTSCNSIEYLNLSKWDVSNVEDFGCGRSTKMLQYCDKLKIIDMFRTDVVKETAGIPELPMLDYGYHSVHGPAYMYIDDNKDGKADSSYKKVYAFMKDSVSHRYISVTPEIEKNTLEDFNNNYTIINLIEPSDDVDAYEYFDEEYGKVIRHDRYLVKDFEILKEECLDENDPLNKTGRAYVYTIKMDNDVLKVISGDYSEKPGPDGTYGTDDDFSYWGIEPANYLMYQPLNPISQLKKDEYYEWFKDFVIYSTGEKITLSRDEWDFNVAEGNEMMYVAYTFRLAKFKLVLKDENGKVLYSDYVTYGEPLEDILSTYGKKWLDAEGKEYIPGTMPITGMTLTRVHTHTPGASKIENNVNPTHSKDGHYDSVIYCEGCSEELSRETITVPATNHQAAAPVEENRVEPTCTEAGHYDSVVYCKDDGDELSRTTVELEPTGHVAAPTVKENIVDATEDAEGSYEAVVYCKHCHTELSRETKSIAKLEVHVPTPSEPTNPVDPTVHEEPSNKPEDNSPVNPSTNEPSTPNIIPENVIEELEEVEVEEKPVISISSNSSDNHFIRTEDDDLEFKTVEIIAMSDDVEIENNEPAERIAAITPKDEPKDIAEVIKAVVVTVTAAGTTGGIFFIIIWFRRRKVKGKILSKDGIDYSGCLVTLEGKDKLRTRTNKNGEFTFRNLKKDTYILTVFNEGKEILFSCELLLSNKDTANNVPNVLENNTLSYQYGVAGETYMLDIFA; from the coding sequence ATGAAACAGAAGTTATTGTCGTTAGTATCTTGCGTACTTATATCATGCAATATATTTACAACTATAAGTTATGCAGAAGAATTGACAGAGACTCCAGTTGAGGTGACAGAAGAAATATCAGATGAAGTAGTTTTTGAGGATATTCAAGAAACTACAGATGAAGAAGTTGAATATATAGAGAATCAGGACGAAGAAATCGTTAATTCTATTGAAAATGAAATTTTAATAGAAGAGAATGTTGACTCGAATTCTGAGGAAGAAGTATCAACTGAAGAAGTGAACGTAGAAGAGATTGTTACAGAAGAAGCCGAAGAATCCCAAGAAAGCTTTACAGTATCTTTTATTGATTCAGTCGAAGATAAAGAGTTCGCTTCTTACACAGTAAATGAAGGTGAATCAATTGAAGAATTACCAGAGGCACCTTCTCATGAAGGATATGAATTTGTTGAATACATAGGAAATTATTCAAATGTCATTTCAGATGAGGAAGTTATTGCTGAATATAAGTCAACTGAAGATAATCAAAAGCTTGTATATCAGGAACTTTCGGCGGATGTTGCAGGTTATACAATTTTAATAAGAGGAAATATGCCTGATGATACAGAACTTGTAGCAGAAAAAATAGAAAATACAGAGCCAGAAAAAACTATAGAAGATGAGTTAGATGTTACTTTTGAAGCTCAGGTCTCATTTGATATAAAGCTTATGTCAGGAAATGAACAATATCAGCCAACAGACTATAGCGAAGAGGTTTCGGTTTCTATTAAAGGCGTAGATACATCAGAGCAACTGAATGTTTATAGAATTACAGATGATGGTACTGTTACAGATATGTCTGCTAGTAATATTGGAGAAGCAGTCGAATTTGAAACAAACCACTTTACCACATATACAGTTGGAACAACTGATTACGAATCAATGTCTACAGGAACATTTCTGGGATTAAAGTATGAATACTATGATACTGATGGAGATGGAAAGGAAGACTTAATTGTAGTTACGGGAGAGCAGAAAGCACCATATTCAGTAAGATATAAAGATGATATTGAATGCGATGCATATTTAAAGAAATATATTAACCACCCTGTATACAATTATCAGGGTGGAAAAAATAGACTAATATTCTGTGACCTTAATGATGGAATAGTTGTAGTACCCTGGAAGAAAAGTACAATCACAAAGTGTCATTTTAATAATGTAAAGCTTAAAAATGCATACGAACTATTTAAAAATTGTGACAACCTACAAGAAATTGTTTTCGACAGTGTAGATACATCAGAGTGTTTTGATATGGGTGAGTTATTTAGCGGTTGTAATAATTTATCAAAGCTAGTGATAACGGAAACTCTTGATACTGGTAATGTCAAAAATATGGATAGTATGTTTTCTCATTGTTGGTCATTAAAGACACTGGATGGTGAACATAATTTTAATAGTACAACTGGGCTATTTTCAGATACTTCAAAGGTAGAGTCATTTGAGAACATGTTTTATTATTCTGTCGACCTAGAATCAATTGACTTATCAAACATTGACTGTTCATCTGCTAAAACGATGGCTCATATGTTTGACCTTAGCGGTAATGGAGGATTTGGCCATGAATCAAAATTAAAAACGCTAAAACTGCCAAATAATCTTAAACTGGCGCCAGATGTTACTAGCATGTTTGCTTACAATGCTTCTTTAGAAGGAGGCTTTAATACATCTGATTGGGATACATCTAGAGTAACTACAATGGATTATTTGTTCTACAACTGTTTTAAGCTAAAAGAATTAAATGTAGCAAATTGGGATATGTCGTCTGTTACAACTATTAGTCATATGCTGGATTGCTGCAAGAGTTTACAGGTTTTAGATGTGTCTAATTGGGATGTTTCTAATGTAACAGACATGGAAGCTGCATTATCCTTCCTTCTTGAGGTGACAGATTTAGATGTATCTAAATGGGATACATCTAGTTGTGAAAACATGGATAGTCTCTTCTGGGGTGATGAGAAAGTCAAAGCTTTAGATGTGTCGAATTGGAATGTATCCAAGGTTAAGAATATGGCACAGCTTTTTACAAGCTGTAATAGTATTGAATATTTAAATCTGAGCAAATGGGATGTATCAAATGTAGAGGATTTTGGATGCGGTAGATCAACTAAAATGCTTCAGTACTGCGATAAACTTAAGATTATTGACATGTTTAGAACTGATGTAGTTAAAGAAACTGCAGGAATACCTGAGTTGCCAATGTTGGATTATGGTTATCATTCAGTACATGGTCCTGCATATATGTACATTGATGACAACAAAGATGGAAAAGCTGATTCTTCATATAAAAAAGTTTATGCATTTATGAAGGATAGTGTTTCACATAGATATATTTCTGTCACACCTGAGATAGAGAAAAATACATTAGAAGACTTCAATAATAATTATACAATTATAAATTTGATTGAGCCTTCCGATGATGTTGATGCATATGAGTATTTTGATGAAGAATATGGAAAAGTAATACGTCATGACAGATATTTAGTAAAAGATTTTGAAATCTTAAAAGAAGAATGTTTGGATGAAAATGATCCATTAAACAAAACAGGTCGAGCATATGTATACACAATAAAGATGGATAACGATGTATTAAAAGTAATATCAGGTGATTACTCAGAAAAACCAGGACCTGACGGAACCTATGGAACGGATGATGACTTTAGTTACTGGGGCATAGAGCCGGCAAATTATTTAATGTATCAACCACTAAATCCGATTTCTCAGCTAAAAAAGGATGAATATTATGAGTGGTTTAAAGACTTTGTTATCTATTCAACGGGAGAGAAGATAACTTTATCACGAGACGAATGGGATTTTAATGTTGCGGAAGGCAATGAAATGATGTACGTCGCTTATACCTTTAGATTAGCTAAATTCAAATTGGTGCTAAAGGATGAGAATGGAAAAGTTCTGTATTCTGATTACGTAACTTATGGTGAGCCACTTGAGGATATTCTAAGCACGTATGGAAAGAAATGGCTTGATGCAGAAGGAAAAGAATATATCCCAGGAACGATGCCAATAACAGGTATGACTCTTACAAGAGTACATACACATACTCCAGGCGCTAGTAAGATTGAGAATAATGTAAATCCTACACATTCAAAGGATGGACATTATGATTCTGTTATTTATTGTGAAGGATGTAGTGAAGAGCTTTCAAGAGAGACAATCACTGTTCCGGCTACAAATCATCAAGCAGCAGCGCCTGTAGAAGAGAATAGAGTAGAGCCTACTTGTACAGAGGCCGGTCACTATGATTCAGTAGTATATTGCAAAGATGATGGAGATGAACTTTCAAGAACTACAGTAGAGCTAGAGCCAACTGGACATGTGGCAGCTCCAACTGTTAAAGAGAATATTGTTGATGCAACAGAGGATGCAGAAGGTTCTTATGAGGCGGTTGTTTATTGTAAGCATTGTCATACTGAACTTTCAAGAGAGACAAAGTCTATTGCTAAGCTTGAAGTACATGTTCCAACTCCAAGTGAACCAACTAATCCAGTAGATCCTACAGTTCATGAAGAGCCTAGCAACAAACCAGAAGATAATTCTCCTGTAAATCCATCCACTAATGAGCCTTCTACTCCAAATATCATTCCAGAGAATGTAATTGAGGAGTTGGAAGAAGTTGAGGTAGAGGAAAAACCTGTAATTTCAATCTCATCAAATAGTTCAGATAATCATTTTATTAGAACAGAAGATGATGATTTAGAGTTTAAGACGGTCGAAATTATCGCTATGTCAGATGATGTAGAAATTGAAAATAATGAACCAGCAGAAAGAATTGCGGCTATAACACCTAAAGATGAGCCAAAAGACATAGCTGAGGTTATTAAGGCTGTTGTAGTAACTGTAACAGCTGCAGGAACAACAGGTGGAATCTTCTTTATAATTATTTGGTTTAGAAGACGTAAAGTAAAGGGAAAGATACTTTCAAAAGATGGTATTGATTATTCTGGATGTCTTGTGACACTTGAAGGAAAAGATAAGCTTCGTACAAGAACAAATAAAAATGGTGAGTTTACTTTTAGAAATCTTAAAAAGGATACTTACATCCTTACAGTATTCAACGAAGGTAAAGAAATATTATTCTCGTGTGAGCTTTTATTATCAAATAAGGATACTGCTAATAATGTACCAAATGTATTGGAGAATAATACC